The genomic segment ATGCGTGCGCGTCACCTTGCGGATGAGGCGCAACACCTCGATCTGGGTGGTGACGTCGAGGGCGGTCGTCGGCTCGTCGAAGATGATAAGGTCGGGCTGGTTGATCAGCGCCATGGCGATCATGGCGCGCTGGAGCTGGCCGCCCGAAACCTGGTGCGGATAGCGCCGCCCGAAGTTTTCGGGATCGGGGAGCTGCAACTCCTCGAAAAGCGCGGCCGCCATGCGGTGGCGTTCGGCGCGGCTGAGATGCCCGCGCATCGCCGGCACTTCGGTCACCTGGTCCTCGAGCCGGTAGAACGGATTGAAAGCGGCCGCCGCGCTCTGGGCCACATAGGCGGCCTTGGTGCGTCGCACCGTATCGAGGCCGGCCGCGTCGAGTTCGAGCAGCGACTGCCCGCTCAGCGTGATCGAGCCCCCGGTCGGCTGGCAGCCGGAGCGGAAGAGGGCGATGGCGCCCAGCGCCAGCGTGCTCTTGCCGGCCCCCGATTCCCCGATGAGCCCGAGCACCTCGCCGCGGTCGACATGGATCGAGACGTCGTCGAGCAGCAGGTTCGGACCCGCTTCGACCTTGAGATTGCTGATGGTCAGAACGCGCGTATCGGTCATCTTGCCTCCGGTCGGTCCGAGTAGCGCCCGACGAGCCAGTCGACGACGCCGTTGACGCTCAGGCAGAAGGCGGCGATGCACATGGCCGGCACCAGCGGCGTCCAGCGCCCCGCCGCCAGGGCGAGGGCGTTCTCGCGCACCAGTCCGCCCAGGTCCGCCGCCGGCGGCTGGATGCCGATGCCCAGGAAGCTGAGCGAGGAGATGAAGAGGGCCGCCGAGGACAGGCCAAGCCCGAACTGGGCCAGCAGCGAGGGGATCATGTTGGGCAGGATCTCGCGGAAGAGATACCAGGAAAGTCCCTCCCCGCGCAGGCGCGCCACCTCGACATATTCCATGGCCGCCAGGTCGCCGGCGATGGGCCGGGTGACGCGGAAATAGGTGCTCGACTGCAGCACCGCCATGGTGGCGATCAGGGTATAGAGCGACACCCCGCTGATGGCGAGGATGATCAGCGCGAAGATGATCTGGGGCACCGACATCAGGATGTCGACGGCGCGCCCGATCACGATGTCCACCCAGCCCTTGTTGAGGGCCGCGATCATGGCCAGCGTCACCCCGATCGCACCGGCCAGCGAGGTGGCGACGATGGTGACGAGGAAGGTGTAGCGCATGCCGAAGAGGATGCGCGAGAAGAGGTCGCGCCCGAGCCCGTCGGAGCCGAGCAGGCCCGCTTCGCCGGGCGGCTGGAAGGCGGTGAACACCATCTCGTTGGGCGGATAGGCTGCAAGCAGCGGGGCGAAGATGGCGCCCAGCGCCATCAGCACCAGCACGCCGATCGAGATGAAAAGGGTAAGCTTGCTCCACATGGCTCAGTTCCCCTTCCTGGGCAGGCGCTGGCGCGGATTGATCAGCATGGCCAGCAGGTCGGCGAGGAAATTGAGCGCCACGAAGATGGTCGAGAACAGCACGCCGCAGGCCTGGACGATGGGGATGTCGCGATAGGCGACGGCATCGACCATGAGCTTGCCCATGCCCGGATAGTTGAACACCGCCTCGATCACCACCACGTCCACGATCATGTAGGCCACGCTCATCATGCAGATCGAGACGATGGGCGAGAGGGCGTTGGGGAGGGCATGCCGGAAGAAGATGGTGTTGCGCGGGATGCCCTTGGTCTGGGCCATCATGATGTAGTCCGTGCTCATTACGCCCAGCACCGCCGCGCGCGTGAGCTTGATGATATGGGCCTGGGCGACGAGCACCAGGGTCAGCACCGGCAGCGCCAGCGCGATCATCCAGGCGGTCAGGCTCGAGCTGGCGCGCACCATCGAGAGCGAGGGCAGGATGCCCAGCTGCACCGCGAAGATGAAGACCACCAGATACCCGATCAGAAACGAGGGCATCGACAGAAAGAGCGAGGAAACCGATCCGATCACCGTGTCGGCGACCTTGCCGCGATGCATGGCGGCGACGAGGCCGATGCCGACCGCGAGCGGCACCACGATGACGGCGGCCGAGGACGCCAGGATCAGCGAATTGACGAGGCGCGGGGCGAGCAGGCTCGTGACCTGCTGCCCGTTCGAGAGCGAGGTGCCGAAATCTCCCTGCAGGGCGTTGCCCAGCCAGGCGAGGTAGCGCAGCACCAGCGGGCGATCGAGCCCGAGGACCTCGCGCAGGGCAAGGACGGTTTCCGGGGTGGCG from the Youhaiella tibetensis genome contains:
- a CDS encoding ABC transporter permease; the encoded protein is MWSKLTLFISIGVLVLMALGAIFAPLLAAYPPNEMVFTAFQPPGEAGLLGSDGLGRDLFSRILFGMRYTFLVTIVATSLAGAIGVTLAMIAALNKGWVDIVIGRAVDILMSVPQIIFALIILAISGVSLYTLIATMAVLQSSTYFRVTRPIAGDLAAMEYVEVARLRGEGLSWYLFREILPNMIPSLLAQFGLGLSSAALFISSLSFLGIGIQPPAADLGGLVRENALALAAGRWTPLVPAMCIAAFCLSVNGVVDWLVGRYSDRPEAR
- a CDS encoding ABC transporter permease: MSAFANSPVRSFVLARLASGLVSIFFISILVFLGTALLPGDAANALLGQNATPETVLALREVLGLDRPLVLRYLAWLGNALQGDFGTSLSNGQQVTSLLAPRLVNSLILASSAAVIVVPLAVGIGLVAAMHRGKVADTVIGSVSSLFLSMPSFLIGYLVVFIFAVQLGILPSLSMVRASSSLTAWMIALALPVLTLVLVAQAHIIKLTRAAVLGVMSTDYIMMAQTKGIPRNTIFFRHALPNALSPIVSICMMSVAYMIVDVVVIEAVFNYPGMGKLMVDAVAYRDIPIVQACGVLFSTIFVALNFLADLLAMLINPRQRLPRKGN